From the Lactuca sativa cultivar Salinas chromosome 9, Lsat_Salinas_v11, whole genome shotgun sequence genome, the window ttttagATTTGTGTTCTTATTCTAATCATGTGTGGGTAGAACCTTAGActctccaactttatgtcttgactATTGAGtgtgatttcaatcatgtgaCTTGGTGTTTGTTTTTAATTTCTATTTAGCGAATTCGATTTTGTTTCAATTGAATGCTTGATTTCAACTCTAGTTCTTATTGGCCATATGAGTTAGGGTTAAATCATCCAAGTTATCTATTGTGcagaatccgtaattgttttgtaaaaTAGAAAAAGTAACAAACACTAAATTGGATTCTTTAGAATAAATCTAGTGTAAGTTATATTCACACATTCTTAcgctcccgagcttgtgaggagtatttaATGTTGTTGAGAATATTCACACAAAGTATAATGTAATATCTCcacctaattctaagagcttatttagattagattggtaaggttaggattaatcaaagagttTATTTTGGTTAATCAATGTGGTGAATTGGAAGTACTATAGCTTGTTAGCATTTTCTAGTACCAACTTAAATAgaattaaacaaatatcatgtcATTTATGGAATCATATTGCTAATTTGTCTTGTATAGAGTTGGAGTACTAACAAATCTTGAATTTATTTTAGTTAGTCAATCGTTTACTTATTATTTACGCAAAAATCAGTacatatacccccccccccctttttgtGACCACAATTGTACCTCACGCAAAAATAGTATAAACATTTGTCCGTGTCTCTATGGATCGACTCTACTTATCTTGTATTACATTTTTAGTGCAAAGTAAAAATGTTCTTTGAGTCATTTTGTaccttttatttgttgggttttacATCTCAGACATGGCAACATCTATGTATTATTGGTTCCTGCTCATGGTTATCATCGTGATCATAGATTTCAAGGTTGTTTTAATATTAAACAATGAGTTGGGACCAAATTTTCTCAACAACTTTTAAAATGGTGAATTATTTTTAAAAGCTCATAGGCGGGGAATTACATTTTCGGAATAATCTTTGGTGATCTTGATGAGTATGTGTGAGCTTAATAAGAGAGACAAAGAGTGAAGGAACGTCCTAAATTTGAGGATCTAACAAAGCCACAGCCAAAGAAATCTCTCACGAATTTACGACCCCTCAAAAGATCTGACCCTTATCATTCAGACAATCTTTCATTATCCGTTTCTAGGTCAAGTAACTAATACATCACGGAAAAATTCCCtttgttttctctaatattcataTGATCGACATCCCTCACATTGATCGCTTCTTCCCTATTTTGATTCCCCTGCAAGGGTTTTGTTCATTTTGTGGGAAGCCTTGTTGAGTTATGTTTGTTGAGTGGATTATGGTGCGAATAGGGATATAAGGATAACCATGGATGCAAGTCATACTAAAATTGTGAAAATATGGTgtaaaaattgtttcttttgtaTCAAGAAATACCCAATTCCGATTTGTATTTTgcttttgttcttcctttcgtATATGTTCATGCCTTTAGTATACACATTTTTAATCTATTCTTCCCCCCTCGTTGGAATTTCGTTTATTGTTCATAGAGTTTTATTGGGTATTGATCGTCAAAAGATTAAAAAGGCTGAACAAGATGATAAAAGGAAAAAGTTTGCAAAGTCTCGCAGGAGTTTCAAATCTAAATATGGTGATCGTACCCACCTTAGTCGAAGAAACACCAACACGAAAACTGATAATTTTTGTTATAGCGATACAGATTTTGAGGACAATGACGACATTTTCTCGAAGAGTTTGAGCGAACTTTTGGCTGAAAAGAGCTCCTTATTTGAGAAAAAGCCGACAATTATAGGAGAGGTGAATGTTGAATCTGCTGTTGGAAGACATGAATGTTCGTCCTCATATGATTACCGAAAATATGGTAATCATCATGTTAATGATGATGATCATAAGAATGAAGTGAAAGGAGGATGTTGGGATTTCTCTGCCGACGAAGGTGATGACCCACAAGATAAGACTGTGCGATGGGCAGAAGATGATCAAAAGAATGTAATGGATCTTGGGCTTTTAGAAACTGAAAGAAACAAGAGGTTGGAGGGCCTGATGCAGAGAAGAAGATCGAAAAAAAATCTAGGTTTTCAGGATAAAGATGCAACAACAGAAAATAACAATAATGGTCAAATTTCTGCCATTAAAGTCGTCAAAATAAATCCGTTTCTGGAAGTCAATTCAGGTGGTAAGAAGTCACCTGGTTCAGCTCCATCTTTGTTAGCGACACGCAATCCTTTTGACCTTCCTTATGACCCTCATGAAGAAAAACCTGATCTTTCTGGGGATAACTTTCATGAAGAGTTAACAGCTAGTCACCACAAAGAACCGATGTTTTGTAGACATCAAAGCTTCAGCTTGGGTGCTTTTTCACATCCAGATGCTACTCATGATAATCGCAAAATGTCTTTTTACAAAGATCTTGCAACCAAGCGCTTCACCCTTGCGGCACTTGCAGCTTCAACCATTGGTAGGTAATTGTAAACATCCCCTTTCGCGACGAATCAATCGCCGTTTTCGCGACAGATTCGGTTGCCATAACATTTTTAAAGATTGTTCAATGCATGGTTTTCTTGTATTGAATTGtggttttgattttataattaataccCAATAAAATCTTTGATGTGTTTGTAATTTAACCTTGCCACATTTCGTAGCTGATGATAATCCAAAAGAAGAAGGCGAAGAAGATGGAACCGAGAAAAGAACAAAAGAAATTGATGCATACCTCAAGGCTTCTATTTCAGAAGGAAATCGTCTGCAAAGAAATGCTAATTCATTCGATTGTAGTCCATCAACAATGTTGGACGAGAGAAAAGCTGATATTGTATTCTTTTATGGGGGAAAGAAGAGAATAGGTGGTCATGCTCCAAGCAATTCCATTGTTTCTGACTTGCAGGTTGAGCTTTCTGACGAAGAAACTTCTCTAAAGGACTTGGATTTAGACAAAGAAAAAGGAAGTTGGTTAAACTTATCAAACCTATCTAAATCGGACTCGGAAGTAGCTTTAAAaccagatgaagaagaagatgataccAATCCTTTATCTGATGAACATTATGTAGCTCCTGAAGACAATCCTGGGATTATATCAAGCAGTGTGGTATCAACCGATCTACCCTCCTCATCAACTCAAGAGATGGGCAACAGGCCACAATCATTGAATTCGAATATAGTAGAAACCAATCAGTTACAAGAACCACCAGATGGATTAACAGAAGCAGCCATTAGACAAGCTCATGTTACCTCAAGTTCTCCCAAATCTGTCTTAGAGAGAGGGTTTTCAACCGATCAGACTTCACAATACAACTTTTCCAATGAGGTTCAACAACCAGATAACCACACATGAGAAGCTGAAAATGGGCTACATCGACCAGCATTTCTTTTAGTGACAGAGATCAAGAGAACTCCAAGGCTGGTCAAACATCCTTCTCCAGAAATTCATAGCGATTTCTTGGGTTGATTATCATCTAGGAACCCTGGTGCCTAAGTGTCGTGCGGAGCTTGGTGGATAATCAACTTCTCTCCCCCATCCGTCTCTTTCTCATTCAGATATGTTCATTATTTAGGCTATTTTGCTAGTTATTTGTAGGATTTAGTCAGGTTTTTGGTTCTACTCTATAACAAGCTTAATGTAATGGGTGTTGCACATCGGTAGGGGTGGTTTATGGCATGAAATCATTAAAGAATCAGGAGATCGTGAGATGCTGGAGAATATGTCAATAAATATGCATGTTtacttattttattatatatttattttttatttttttttgctttttgttttatttattttttggtcCTAAATAGTAACGTTATTTCTTAGAACTGAAAATGTTACCTTTGTTAAATTATAACATGTACATAACAAGATATGTTGgtcattttctctttttcaacATGTTCGTGTTTAACGTTGTTTGTATTTTTTATGTTCTATTGCGACTATTAAAAAATAATTGATGCAAAAGAAACACAATTAATCACACAAGCACACGAGTACTACTATaccaaagttggaaaaaaaaaccaGCCACTACTTATTGACCGATTAAATCATTGATAAAACCCCAAGGAGAGAAgagaaagaagatgaagaaattgaATGATAATAGACAATCTAAAGATGGGCTTAATTAATATAATAGTCTCACAAAAATCATAATCACACTAAA encodes:
- the LOC111907467 gene encoding uncharacterized protein LOC111907467 translates to MDASHTKIVKIWCKNCFFCIKKYPIPICILLLFFLSYMFMPLVYTFLIYSSPLVGISFIVHRVLLGIDRQKIKKAEQDDKRKKFAKSRRSFKSKYGDRTHLSRRNTNTKTDNFCYSDTDFEDNDDIFSKSLSELLAEKSSLFEKKPTIIGEVNVESAVGRHECSSSYDYRKYGNHHVNDDDHKNEVKGGCWDFSADEGDDPQDKTVRWAEDDQKNVMDLGLLETERNKRLEGLMQRRRSKKNLGFQDKDATTENNNNGQISAIKVVKINPFLEVNSGGKKSPGSAPSLLATRNPFDLPYDPHEEKPDLSGDNFHEELTASHHKEPMFCRHQSFSLGAFSHPDATHDNRKMSFYKDLATKRFTLAALAASTIADDNPKEEGEEDGTEKRTKEIDAYLKASISEGNRLQRNANSFDCSPSTMLDERKADIVFFYGGKKRIGGHAPSNSIVSDLQVELSDEETSLKDLDLDKEKGSWLNLSNLSKSDSEVALKPDEEEDDTNPLSDEHYVAPEDNPGIISSSVVSTDLPSSSTQEMGNRPQSLNSNIVETNQLQEPPDGLTEAAIRQAHVTSSSPKSVLERGFSTDQTSQYNFSNEVQQPDNHT